The stretch of DNA GTCATTGGGTATAGAATGAAAATGGAAGCCCTCAAAGCCTATGGAGTTTTGACCATAAACCAAAAGGGCAAATAATAGAGTCAAAAAGACAGGGAGCTTCTTCATTATTCCACCTCCTGCAAAATTATATCATCAATATATCGGGGGTGTTTTCTTGAAAATCCTGGTTGTTGAAGACAATGAAGGGTTAAGGCAACTTCTTGAACTCGAATTGCTCCATTATGGTTTTGATGCAATGTCTGCCAAGACAGGCGTAGAGGCATTGAAGCTTTTCAAAGAGCAAAAACCTGAAATAATCATTCTTGATATAATGCTCCCACAGCTGGACGGTTTTGAACTGCTATCCAGTTTCAGGGAAAGGGATGCTAATGTAGGTATCATAGTCCTCAGTGTCTTGAACACAAAAGAAAAAAGATTGAAGGCTTTTGAATTGGGAGCAGACGATTATATGACAAAGCCCTTTGATGTTGAAGAGCTCATTGCAAGAATAGAGGCGTTGGGCAGGAGAATTCGCTCCAATTTTACTTCTGAAGAAACGATTTTGACCGACCCGCTGCATATAAACACGTCGATGCGTGAACTGGAAGCAAAGGGTGAACAGGTCAGATTAACCAAACTTGAATTTGACATATTCATGCTTCTCTATAAAAATGCGGGCGAAGTTGTCAATAAAGAAAAACTGATTGAACACATCTGGGGAAGAGAAAAAAACATTTCAGAGAGTGTTATTCCTGTATACATTAAATACCTGAGAGAAAAACTCAGCTCTCTTGATATTGAAATTGATACAGTCAGGGGGATTGGTTATGTACTCAAAATCTAAAAATATCTTTTTTATAACGCTGGTAAGCATCCTCAGTTCTTTGATTGTGGTAATGATAGCCTATCTTTTTGTGAGGAATATAGTCATAGGAACCGCAAAAAAGAATGTCCTAATGATTTCAAAAGAAATAAGGTTAATCCGCGATAACAGGATTGATCCAAGAATTCTCAACAAAATTCCCGTGTCACTTTTTTGGCTGAAGGGAGGAACTTCTAGGGTTCTGCATGATGCGCTGGATATTGCGGAGCAGCTGGATTTGTCTCGGGTAAAAAACAACGAATTTATGCAAGTTGATTCTGAAATGATTTTCACATCAATAGTTGAAACACCTGAGGGAAAGCTCATCATAGCGCAGCCTGGAGAGAAAATAGCCATCATATTGCAGAAAACCTCACAGGCATTTTTTCTGGTATGGGTTGTCAGCACCGGAATCATGCTAATTTTCGTATTTATCTACTATCGCAGGACAACTGGAAGCTTCAGGGAACTCATAGAAAAGGCTGAAGAAATCTCCAGAAAGCTGGAAGGGTATCTGCCAGCAGAAGGCCTCGATAGAGATACTGCCAGATTCATTTCAGCTCTCAACAAAATGATAGAAAGGCTGCGTGCTAACCTGGAGGAAGAAAAGCGCTTTGCATCATATGCTGCTCATGAATTGAAGACTCCCCTTGCAAATATAATTGGTTACACCAACATGCTATTACGCTGGGGCCTTCAGAACGAAGAAGTTGCAAGGAAATCCCTTATCACGATCAGCAAAACCGCAGAGAAGTTGAACTCTCTCGTTACAAAACTCCTTATGTTGAGCTCATCAGGAACGGACGATAAACTCGAAAAGATAGACCTTTGCGATCTAATAAGCAGTATCATTGAGGAGTGTAGAGATATTTACCCCTCACGAAACATTCGTATAGATTGCGAAGAGAAATCCGTAATGAGGTTGCCAAAAGAACCTCTTGAAGCTGTATTCAAGATCTTCCTGGACAATGCTGTTAAACATTCTCCACCAAATGTTGATATAACGGTTATAGTAAAAAAAGATAGGCTTGGTGTTTCTAACCCAGGTCCAAAAATCGTGGAAGAGTATAAACAAAAAATCTTCGAACCCTTTTTCAGGCTAAATTTTGAAAGCGAAGGTCATGGGCTGGGGCTAACCATAGCCAAAAATATCGCCTTGAAGTATTCATGGCAACTTGAGGTGGAATCAGAGGAAGGCGTAAACATATTCTGGTTGATTTTCAGGTAAGCACTGCTGATAAATATCCAACTGTGTGTGAATAATCGCCAGAAGTTTCACCGCTTGTGGCATGTTTTTCTACCGAGACGTTTCCAAAAAGCATCATAACCGTCGAGATTGCCCCAAGCCCACAGGCTGATATTCTTTTCGCTGTGGCTTCTTCGTAGAGCCCCTTTGCATCAAGCTTTGTTATGTGTTCAATGAGGAAATTGTCCTTTTTCAAAGTGGTCTCATGATCCTCATAGTGGTTCAGGTCAGAGGATGCTATAATCAACGTCCCTGCTTCATTCATAAGGCCCCTAATGCTTTCAGCAAGTCTTTTTGATACTTCGTAACGCTGATCCATCATAGTAATGGTTACGATCTTGAAGTCATCACCGAAAAGGTATTGGAGGAAAGGCAGCTGAACTTCAAGGGAATGTTCGTACAGATGAGCGGAAGTGTCAAAGGAAAGGTACTCCATGGAGTTAACCAGGGCATTTGTGAATTCTTCGTCGATTTTCAACGTGCCCAGCGGTGTGCTCCACTCACCTGATGGCCATACCGAAAGGCGTTTCCCGTATCCTGAGTGGTTAGGACCGATAAGGATAACCCTTCTGGGCTTTCCCAGCTTTGCGATTTCATAATACCCTTTTGCGGCGACCGGGCCACTGTAAATATATCCAGCGTGAGGTGAAATGAGCCCCACATTGCTATCCAGTTCTCTCACAACAGATCCGGGGAGTTCCCCCGGACCTATTTTGTGGAGAAAACAAGCTTCTATTTGACTTTTCAACTCTTCAGGAAATCCCGCGTAAAATCTCCCGGAAAAAATTGCGCTTCTAAACATTACGGTTCCACCACCTTCGCGGTGATGATAATGACCATTTCGCGCTGTTCTTTCGATTTCTTCTCCGAAGTGAAGAGTTTGCCGATGAAAGGAAGATCACCCAGGAACGGCAATTTTGTTACGTTTACTGTCTCCTTTTCCGTTATCAAACCGCCTATGCTGAGGCTGTTTCCATCTGAAATCATGAGCTTTGTCTGGGCCTCGCGGGTTTTTTCTCCGTAATAATCTCCATACTGTTGTGGATCGCTCACTTTTATATACAAATCAAGCATGATCGTTCCATCACCGTTAATAGTTGGTGTTATGGTCATTTCAACACCTGTATTGAGATAATTCAATTCCTCGATAATGGTGCCATCTTCAAGAACCTTCTTCGTTGTGTAAGGAATGGTATCACCTATGTGTATACTCGCCTCTTCACCGCTTAAAGCAACTATTGAAGGATTTGAAACGATGTCAGAATCACTATCATCCTGACTGAGGCTGGCAGTTACAGTTGCAGAAGCTGTGGTTATAAGGTTTTCCAATAACTCCGGGAAGTCCACAATATCCATGACCTCAAAGCTCAGACCTATGGAATCTTTGTTGAATACGATTTGCGGTGAAGAAGAACCAAAGTTTAGAGATGCCTGCAACTGTTTGGTCAGGTTATCGTATAGAGATTTATCCATGATCTTCG from Kosmotoga arenicorallina S304 encodes:
- a CDS encoding sensor histidine kinase, translated to MYSKSKNIFFITLVSILSSLIVVMIAYLFVRNIVIGTAKKNVLMISKEIRLIRDNRIDPRILNKIPVSLFWLKGGTSRVLHDALDIAEQLDLSRVKNNEFMQVDSEMIFTSIVETPEGKLIIAQPGEKIAIILQKTSQAFFLVWVVSTGIMLIFVFIYYRRTTGSFRELIEKAEEISRKLEGYLPAEGLDRDTARFISALNKMIERLRANLEEEKRFASYAAHELKTPLANIIGYTNMLLRWGLQNEEVARKSLITISKTAEKLNSLVTKLLMLSSSGTDDKLEKIDLCDLISSIIEECRDIYPSRNIRIDCEEKSVMRLPKEPLEAVFKIFLDNAVKHSPPNVDITVIVKKDRLGVSNPGPKIVEEYKQKIFEPFFRLNFESEGHGLGLTIAKNIALKYSWQLEVESEEGVNIFWLIFR
- the amrB gene encoding AmmeMemoRadiSam system protein B, producing MFRSAIFSGRFYAGFPEELKSQIEACFLHKIGPGELPGSVVRELDSNVGLISPHAGYIYSGPVAAKGYYEIAKLGKPRRVILIGPNHSGYGKRLSVWPSGEWSTPLGTLKIDEEFTNALVNSMEYLSFDTSAHLYEHSLEVQLPFLQYLFGDDFKIVTITMMDQRYEVSKRLAESIRGLMNEAGTLIIASSDLNHYEDHETTLKKDNFLIEHITKLDAKGLYEEATAKRISACGLGAISTVMMLFGNVSVEKHATSGETSGDYSHTVGYLSAVLT
- a CDS encoding response regulator transcription factor, which encodes MKILVVEDNEGLRQLLELELLHYGFDAMSAKTGVEALKLFKEQKPEIIILDIMLPQLDGFELLSSFRERDANVGIIVLSVLNTKEKRLKAFELGADDYMTKPFDVEELIARIEALGRRIRSNFTSEETILTDPLHINTSMRELEAKGEQVRLTKLEFDIFMLLYKNAGEVVNKEKLIEHIWGREKNISESVIPVYIKYLREKLSSLDIEIDTVRGIGYVLKI